One genomic region from Blastococcus sp. Marseille-P5729 encodes:
- a CDS encoding DUF3068 domain-containing protein, producing MPAFTDNEPQHAADGQRRKPGILAPILIGLGVLLLALAILLPTMVLGMVKKTPLDPATTTSIAEGKGKIFDADAGELVEYDNIQATRLVSIDTKASDSDVAVFQATLCVRKEPKSGAPDECDFMNDPDILSFSCDRVATKRYEATAVNEKKYFENVNNEPTDCEGTDYPDHQGLTYKFPFDVTADGNYEMNDGDSGGAVKAEYQGKETIKGVDVLHFKAEFPEADTKIKGIFPGTIQNTIEYWVEPTTGMVIKGAQHQVQKFENGDTAADVQLDFTEDNVNSNVAKAKDSLGLLNIVQLWAPIGAGLIGLCLIAAGLILRSKRRRDDEQDREYEYQPPAAYAGR from the coding sequence GTGCCCGCTTTCACCGACAACGAGCCCCAGCACGCAGCTGACGGCCAGAGGCGCAAGCCCGGCATCCTCGCCCCGATCCTGATCGGACTCGGCGTGCTACTTCTTGCGCTCGCGATCCTGCTGCCCACGATGGTGCTCGGCATGGTCAAGAAGACGCCGCTCGACCCCGCCACTACGACGTCCATCGCCGAGGGCAAGGGAAAGATCTTCGACGCGGACGCCGGAGAGCTCGTCGAGTACGACAACATCCAAGCCACTCGCCTGGTGTCGATCGACACGAAGGCGTCCGACAGCGACGTCGCGGTCTTCCAGGCGACGCTGTGCGTGCGCAAGGAGCCCAAGTCCGGCGCGCCGGACGAGTGCGACTTCATGAACGACCCCGACATCCTGTCCTTCTCCTGTGACCGGGTCGCCACCAAGCGGTATGAGGCCACGGCGGTCAACGAGAAGAAGTACTTCGAGAACGTGAACAACGAGCCGACCGACTGCGAGGGGACCGACTACCCCGACCACCAGGGACTCACCTACAAGTTCCCGTTCGACGTGACCGCCGACGGCAACTACGAGATGAACGACGGTGACAGTGGGGGCGCGGTCAAGGCGGAGTATCAAGGCAAGGAGACGATCAAGGGCGTCGACGTCCTGCACTTCAAGGCCGAGTTCCCTGAGGCCGACACCAAGATCAAGGGCATCTTCCCCGGCACCATCCAGAACACCATCGAGTACTGGGTCGAGCCCACCACCGGCATGGTGATCAAGGGCGCCCAGCACCAGGTGCAGAAGTTCGAGAACGGGGATACCGCGGCTGACGTCCAGCTCGATTTCACCGAGGACAACGTCAACAGCAACGTCGCCAAGGCCAAGGACTCGCTCGGGCTGCTGAACATCGTCCAGCTGTGGGCTCCAATCGGAGCCGGCCTGATCGGGCTGTGCCTGATCGCGGCCGGTCTCATCCTGCGCAGCAAGCGGCGTCGGGACGATGAACAGGACCGCGAGTACGAGTACCAGCCGCCCGCCGCGTACGCCGGACGGTGA